One window from the genome of Acidimicrobiia bacterium encodes:
- a CDS encoding LLM class F420-dependent oxidoreductase, with product MKLGLMYANTLAVTGGQVRAQISAAEQAGYESVWVVEHVVIPKGYESAYPYSRSGKMLGGAEDFDIPDPLVWLAFAAAVSTTIKLATGVLILPQRNPVILAKEVASLDVLSGGRVILGVGSGWLEEEFRTLGASFDDRGARADEYIRVLRTLWSDEVASFAGDFVSFDEVYLRPRPVNRSVPIVIGGHSKRAARRAGELGDGFYPASAAVEELPGLVAFARETAERAGRDPAALEVTMGARPDAASVEQLAAAGVDRVVVSAAAGAEALAGLAADVLG from the coding sequence GTGAAGCTCGGTCTCATGTATGCCAACACGCTGGCGGTCACCGGTGGGCAGGTTCGTGCCCAGATCTCGGCGGCGGAGCAGGCGGGGTATGAGTCGGTGTGGGTGGTGGAGCACGTCGTGATCCCGAAGGGTTACGAGTCGGCCTACCCGTACAGCCGTAGCGGGAAGATGTTGGGTGGTGCCGAGGACTTCGACATCCCCGACCCTCTGGTGTGGTTGGCGTTCGCCGCGGCCGTATCCACCACGATCAAGCTGGCCACGGGCGTGCTCATCCTTCCGCAGCGGAACCCGGTGATCCTCGCCAAGGAGGTCGCGTCGCTCGATGTGCTCAGCGGGGGGAGGGTGATCCTCGGCGTGGGGTCCGGATGGCTCGAGGAGGAGTTCCGCACGCTCGGTGCCTCCTTCGACGATCGGGGTGCCCGGGCCGATGAGTACATCCGGGTGCTGCGGACCCTGTGGTCAGACGAGGTCGCCTCCTTCGCGGGCGACTTCGTCTCGTTCGATGAGGTCTATCTGCGTCCCCGGCCGGTGAACCGGTCCGTACCGATCGTCATCGGGGGACATTCGAAGCGGGCGGCGCGCCGCGCCGGCGAGCTGGGCGATGGGTTCTACCCGGCCTCGGCTGCGGTCGAAGAGTTGCCGGGTCTGGTCGCCTTTGCCCGGGAGACGGCCGAACGGGCTGGCCGAGATCCCGCCGCATTGGAGGTAACCATGGGGGCACGCCCCGACGCAGCGTCGGTCGAGCAGTTGGCAGCCGCCGGGGTCGATCGGGTGGTCGTCTCGGCCGCCGCGGGCGCAGAAGCCCTCGCCGGGTTGGCCGCCGATGTCCTCGGCTGA
- a CDS encoding trypsin-like serine protease encodes MHPRILVGLVLVALVAGAGPARGQSDPEPEIVGGREASPDEFPFMVGLVRTNNPDTFQSQFCGGSLIDPEWVLTAAHCVAGTRASRIQVYANDFDLEGDGDRIDVSAIFVHDQFDDNTLENDVALLRLAEPAMASPQKNDTVRLPLAADAASYGEGKEVIAIGWGHTENDPPGTPSFPRRLREVELPMASDADCADAYSDFERPDMVCAGFEAGGADTCQGDSGGPLLVPLGDGTHLQVGIVSWGSGCADAGFFGVYTRTVTYACWIAETIGNGTLGYGKSTISGTSGDDVLAGSSGSDVILGLDGDDVIDGKGGSDVLCGGDGDDEIFGGSGPDVLDGGPSADVLDGSTGADMLFGGVGDDTIRGGKGSDIGVGGPGDDKIVGHRGQDFLKGSSGSDRIKGGRHADLLFGGSGDDFLFGNRDDDILIGGGGFDQANGGADEDQCDGEILGSCESPVL; translated from the coding sequence GTGCACCCCAGAATCCTCGTCGGGCTCGTTCTTGTCGCGCTGGTCGCGGGCGCCGGGCCGGCGCGCGGCCAATCTGATCCCGAACCAGAAATCGTGGGAGGCCGCGAGGCCAGCCCCGACGAGTTCCCTTTCATGGTCGGCTTGGTGAGGACCAACAACCCCGACACCTTCCAGAGCCAGTTCTGTGGGGGGAGTCTGATCGATCCCGAGTGGGTGCTCACGGCGGCTCATTGCGTCGCGGGCACTCGTGCGTCGCGGATCCAGGTGTATGCCAATGACTTCGACCTTGAAGGCGACGGCGACCGTATCGACGTTTCGGCGATCTTCGTCCACGACCAGTTCGACGACAACACGCTCGAAAACGATGTGGCGCTTCTGCGATTGGCGGAACCGGCGATGGCAAGCCCGCAGAAGAACGACACAGTTCGATTGCCGCTGGCGGCCGACGCCGCGTCCTATGGCGAGGGCAAGGAGGTAATCGCGATCGGGTGGGGGCACACCGAGAACGATCCCCCCGGCACACCCAGTTTTCCGCGCCGCTTGCGCGAGGTCGAGCTGCCGATGGCAAGCGACGCCGATTGCGCCGACGCGTACAGCGACTTCGAGCGGCCAGACATGGTCTGCGCCGGCTTCGAGGCCGGCGGCGCCGACACCTGTCAGGGGGACAGCGGCGGACCGCTACTGGTTCCTCTCGGTGACGGCACCCACCTTCAGGTGGGCATCGTGTCGTGGGGGAGCGGCTGCGCCGATGCCGGATTCTTCGGCGTCTACACCAGAACCGTCACATACGCCTGCTGGATCGCCGAAACGATCGGCAACGGCACTCTCGGCTACGGGAAGTCGACGATCAGCGGCACTAGTGGTGACGACGTGCTCGCCGGCTCGAGTGGGAGCGATGTGATCCTGGGTCTCGACGGCGACGACGTGATCGATGGCAAGGGTGGATCCGACGTGCTGTGCGGTGGCGACGGAGACGACGAGATCTTCGGCGGGTCGGGGCCTGACGTCCTCGACGGCGGTCCTAGCGCCGATGTGCTCGACGGCTCCACCGGTGCCGACATGCTCTTCGGCGGGGTGGGCGACGACACCATCCGCGGCGGGAAAGGCAGCGATATCGGCGTCGGTGGACCGGGGGATGACAAGATCGTTGGGCATCGTGGGCAGGACTTCCTCAAAGGATCATCCGGTTCCGATCGGATCAAGGGGGGTCGCCACGCCGACCTCCTCTTCGGGGGATCTGGCGACGACTTCCTTTTCGGCAATCGGGACGACGACATCCTGATCGGGGGTGGCGGGTTCGATCAAGCCAATGGCGGTGCCGACGAGGATCAGTGCGACGGAGAGATTCTCGGCTCGTGCGAGTCACCGGTACTCTGA
- a CDS encoding ABC-F family ATP-binding cassette domain-containing protein, giving the protein MIIVRGLGVEAGIRTLVTDASFALHPGDKVGLVGRNGAGKTTLLQTLAGRRPAKSGTVARSGKIGYLSQEASLPELEYADATALERVLAARDIGGVQRRMEEVRQAMESADGAERDRLIRRFARLEVEFETAGGYRAEAVARKFASAVGIADSEIGQPVRTMSGGQRRRVELARILFSETDVLFLDEPTNHLDLDAKAWLMEFLADYPGALLVVSHDLPLLDGSITSVLSLEDGTLEPYRGNYTHFLAERDRRREQRRRERAIQEKRINDLESTVRRFMGTTEKMSKRAKSMQTRADRMKESLVEVAKKGRSVAVRFPQPEPSGRIPIEGLNLSKAFDDNVVFVDVGVHVERGERLLILGLNGAGKTTLLRILAGVEHADIGEVVIGYRVSVGYYAQEHEHIIPDQTVMEHMRAVSTDPEQDLRGVLGHFLLADKIEQVAATLSGGEKTKLALAQLVVGRHNVLLLDEPTNNLDTQAKEALLKALHAYTGTVILVSHDTDFVAALAPDRAILMPDGTAVYFDESLLELVELA; this is encoded by the coding sequence GTGATCATCGTGCGTGGCCTCGGTGTCGAGGCCGGCATTCGGACCCTCGTCACCGACGCTTCCTTCGCCCTCCACCCAGGGGACAAAGTCGGCCTGGTCGGCCGTAACGGCGCGGGCAAGACCACCCTCCTCCAGACGCTGGCCGGGCGGAGGCCTGCCAAGAGCGGCACCGTGGCGCGTTCGGGCAAGATCGGGTACCTCTCCCAGGAGGCTTCCCTTCCAGAACTCGAGTACGCCGACGCCACTGCCCTCGAGCGCGTCCTTGCCGCCCGCGACATCGGGGGAGTGCAGCGCCGCATGGAAGAAGTCCGGCAGGCGATGGAGTCCGCCGATGGCGCGGAGCGTGATCGGCTGATCCGCCGGTTCGCGCGACTCGAGGTGGAGTTCGAGACCGCGGGCGGATATCGGGCCGAAGCCGTGGCCCGGAAGTTCGCCTCGGCGGTGGGGATCGCCGACAGCGAGATCGGGCAGCCGGTGCGCACCATGTCTGGTGGTCAGCGGCGTCGGGTCGAGCTTGCCCGCATCCTCTTCTCCGAGACGGATGTCCTGTTCCTCGACGAGCCCACCAACCACCTCGACCTGGATGCCAAGGCATGGCTGATGGAGTTCCTCGCCGACTACCCGGGAGCGTTGCTAGTGGTCAGCCACGATCTGCCGCTGCTCGATGGCTCGATCACGTCGGTGCTATCCCTCGAGGACGGGACCCTGGAGCCCTACCGCGGCAACTACACGCATTTCCTGGCCGAGCGCGATCGCCGCCGCGAACAGCGGCGGAGGGAACGGGCCATTCAGGAGAAGCGAATCAACGATTTGGAGTCGACGGTGCGGCGATTCATGGGCACCACCGAGAAGATGTCAAAGCGCGCCAAGTCGATGCAGACCCGCGCCGACCGGATGAAGGAGTCGCTCGTCGAAGTCGCGAAGAAGGGCCGCTCGGTCGCGGTGCGTTTCCCGCAGCCCGAGCCGTCGGGCCGCATCCCGATCGAGGGGCTCAACCTGTCGAAGGCGTTCGACGACAACGTGGTGTTCGTCGACGTCGGGGTCCATGTCGAGCGGGGTGAGCGGCTGCTGATCCTGGGACTCAACGGCGCCGGCAAGACCACTCTGTTGCGCATACTCGCCGGGGTCGAGCACGCCGACATCGGTGAGGTGGTCATCGGCTACCGGGTGTCGGTGGGCTACTACGCCCAGGAGCATGAGCACATCATTCCGGATCAGACCGTCATGGAGCACATGCGGGCCGTGTCAACCGACCCGGAGCAGGATCTCCGGGGCGTCTTGGGGCATTTTCTGCTCGCCGACAAGATCGAGCAGGTGGCGGCGACCCTGTCGGGAGGGGAGAAGACGAAACTTGCGCTCGCCCAACTCGTCGTGGGCCGCCACAACGTGTTGCTCCTCGATGAGCCCACGAACAACCTCGACACCCAGGCAAAGGAAGCGCTGCTCAAAGCGCTCCACGCGTACACGGGAACGGTGATCCTGGTCAGCCACGACACCGACTTCGTCGCCGCGCTTGCTCCCGACCGGGCGATCCTGATGCCGGACGGCACCGCGGTCTACTTCGACGAGTCCCTGCTCGAGTTGGTGGAGTTAGCGTAG
- a CDS encoding metalloregulator ArsR/SmtB family transcription factor, protein MEACCSPILESPVGHDDADRLAARFRALGDPARLRLLSLIACCGDACACDLVDDVGVSQPTVSHHLKVLYEAGLVDKERRGKWIHYWVVPEAMAELATALQPAQDSLVQIHG, encoded by the coding sequence ATGGAAGCCTGCTGCTCGCCCATCCTGGAGTCGCCGGTGGGGCACGACGATGCCGATCGCCTCGCCGCGCGCTTCCGCGCCCTCGGCGACCCGGCGCGACTGCGGCTGCTCTCGCTGATCGCATGTTGCGGCGACGCGTGTGCGTGCGACCTCGTCGACGACGTCGGCGTATCACAGCCGACCGTGAGCCACCACCTCAAGGTCCTCTACGAGGCAGGCCTGGTCGACAAGGAGCGTCGCGGCAAGTGGATCCACTACTGGGTGGTCCCAGAAGCCATGGCGGAGCTTGCGACGGCCCTTCAACCCGCGCAGGATTCGCTGGTCCAGATTCACGGCTAG
- a CDS encoding GNAT family N-acetyltransferase, translating into MAGYPSDYEFHLVLRDGGLAYIRPITPDDVGALDAMFRRMGRASIYQRFFRHKDELTDEELRYFANVDYEDRMSFVVEVGGVMVGGGRYDRLPDEPTVAEVAFGIEDAHQGRGIGTHLLTHLTNYARHHGVESFRAFVLPDNYAMMRVFRSSGFTMHRDMGGGVYIVDFPVALTEEVTRQEGLHEQQAVTASLLPVFYPKSVAVIGASRDDASIGARLLRNLLRGGFSGTVFPVNPSAPSVSSVKAYKSVLDIPDPVDLAVVVVPARFVLDVARECAKKGVRGLVVISAGFSETGPEGGALEKELLQIVRDGGMRMVGPNCMGLLNTDPAVRLDVTFAPTFPPQGNVGMSSQSGALGIAILDHARRLDIGISTFVSVGNKADVSANDLLLYWESDPSTDVILLYLESFGHPRRFARIARRIARKKPIVAVKSGRTASGARAASSHTGALASVERAVGALFRQAGVIRTDTLEELFEVTTLLANQPLPKGRRVGVISNAGGPAILAVDALESAGLEVPVFSDALQTSLRQHLMAEASVRNPVDMIASAGPNHFRACLRSMLDSDEIDSVIVIYIPTSPGALPAVRQAVSEVVGSDSGGKTVLGVYMEAYAEPPPPVAEGEARLPVYPFPEPAARALARAANYAEWRLRPEGEQVGFEGIDAVGARTVVEAALGRLGDGGWLEPAEAEAVLRAYGIPTAVSRTVATREEAVAAAAEIGGPVVLKVIAPSVLHKSDVGGIALGVKGAKAVGEAFDRVTSVAKDASGALIQEFVPGGHEVIVGMTEDESFGPLIAFGLGGVFVELIGDVAFRIHPLTDVDAAEMINEVKSARLLEGYRGSEPGDIEALHETLLRVSALVEDLPEIAEMDLNPVKVLPPGEGVRVVDLRMRVRRVEKHWLPSRKDIPAVQRR; encoded by the coding sequence GTGGCCGGTTATCCGTCCGACTACGAATTCCACTTGGTGCTCCGTGATGGGGGCCTGGCGTATATCCGTCCCATCACGCCCGACGACGTTGGCGCCCTCGATGCGATGTTCCGGCGGATGGGCCGCGCCAGCATCTATCAGCGCTTCTTCAGGCACAAGGACGAACTGACCGACGAGGAGCTTCGCTACTTCGCCAACGTCGACTACGAGGATCGGATGTCGTTCGTCGTCGAGGTCGGGGGGGTGATGGTCGGGGGAGGCCGATACGACCGCCTCCCGGACGAGCCGACGGTGGCCGAGGTTGCCTTTGGCATCGAAGACGCCCACCAGGGCCGCGGCATCGGCACGCATCTGCTCACCCATTTGACGAACTATGCGCGGCACCATGGGGTGGAGTCGTTCCGGGCATTCGTCCTACCCGACAACTACGCGATGATGCGCGTGTTCAGGTCGTCGGGCTTCACGATGCATCGCGACATGGGCGGCGGGGTCTACATCGTGGACTTTCCGGTGGCCTTGACGGAAGAGGTCACCCGGCAAGAGGGACTTCACGAGCAGCAGGCGGTGACCGCCTCGCTGTTGCCGGTGTTTTACCCGAAGTCGGTGGCGGTGATCGGCGCCAGCCGCGATGACGCCTCGATCGGGGCTCGCCTACTGCGGAACCTGCTGCGGGGAGGTTTCTCGGGCACGGTGTTCCCGGTGAACCCGAGCGCTCCGTCGGTGAGCTCGGTGAAGGCGTACAAGTCGGTGCTCGACATCCCCGATCCGGTCGATCTCGCCGTCGTCGTGGTCCCCGCCCGCTTCGTGCTCGATGTCGCCCGGGAATGCGCCAAGAAGGGTGTGCGCGGCCTGGTGGTGATTTCGGCCGGGTTCTCGGAGACCGGGCCGGAGGGTGGCGCCCTCGAGAAGGAACTCCTCCAGATAGTGCGCGACGGGGGCATGCGGATGGTGGGGCCCAACTGCATGGGTCTGTTGAACACCGACCCGGCGGTCCGGCTCGACGTGACCTTCGCCCCCACTTTCCCTCCGCAGGGGAACGTGGGGATGTCGAGCCAGTCGGGAGCGCTCGGGATCGCCATCCTCGACCACGCTCGCCGCCTCGACATCGGCATCTCGACCTTCGTTTCGGTGGGGAACAAGGCGGATGTCAGCGCCAACGACCTGCTGCTCTACTGGGAGTCGGATCCGTCGACCGATGTCATCCTGTTGTACCTCGAGTCGTTCGGACATCCACGGCGGTTCGCGCGGATCGCTCGACGGATTGCTCGGAAGAAGCCGATCGTCGCGGTGAAGTCGGGGCGGACCGCCTCCGGTGCCAGGGCGGCCAGCAGCCACACTGGGGCGCTGGCATCGGTGGAGCGGGCCGTCGGCGCGCTCTTCCGGCAGGCGGGGGTAATTCGCACCGACACCCTCGAGGAGCTGTTCGAGGTGACCACGCTCTTGGCGAATCAGCCGCTCCCCAAGGGCCGCCGCGTGGGCGTGATCAGCAACGCGGGTGGCCCGGCCATCCTCGCGGTCGATGCGCTCGAATCGGCGGGCCTCGAGGTCCCGGTGTTCTCGGATGCGCTACAGACCTCGTTGCGCCAGCACCTGATGGCGGAGGCTTCAGTGCGCAACCCGGTCGACATGATCGCTTCGGCCGGGCCCAACCACTTCAGGGCTTGCCTGCGGTCGATGCTCGACAGCGACGAAATCGACTCGGTGATCGTGATCTACATACCCACCAGTCCGGGTGCGCTGCCCGCGGTGAGGCAGGCGGTGAGTGAAGTCGTGGGCTCCGATTCTGGGGGCAAGACCGTGCTTGGCGTGTATATGGAGGCGTACGCCGAGCCTCCCCCTCCGGTCGCCGAGGGGGAGGCCAGGCTCCCGGTGTACCCCTTCCCGGAGCCGGCGGCACGGGCGCTCGCCCGCGCCGCCAATTATGCGGAATGGCGGCTGCGGCCCGAAGGGGAGCAGGTTGGTTTCGAGGGCATCGACGCGGTGGGGGCACGGACGGTGGTCGAAGCCGCGTTGGGACGCTTGGGCGACGGCGGGTGGCTCGAACCGGCCGAAGCCGAAGCGGTGCTCAGGGCCTACGGGATCCCCACCGCGGTGTCACGCACCGTTGCCACCCGGGAGGAGGCAGTAGCCGCCGCCGCCGAGATCGGCGGCCCTGTTGTGTTGAAGGTGATCGCCCCCAGCGTGCTCCACAAGTCCGATGTCGGGGGAATCGCCCTCGGCGTGAAGGGCGCCAAGGCAGTCGGGGAGGCGTTCGACCGGGTGACGTCGGTGGCGAAGGACGCCAGCGGCGCCCTCATCCAGGAGTTCGTTCCCGGTGGCCACGAGGTGATCGTCGGCATGACCGAGGACGAATCGTTCGGCCCGTTGATCGCGTTCGGGCTCGGCGGGGTGTTCGTCGAACTGATCGGCGACGTTGCCTTCCGGATTCATCCCCTCACCGATGTCGACGCCGCCGAGATGATCAACGAAGTGAAGTCGGCCCGGCTCCTCGAGGGCTACCGCGGCTCCGAACCGGGCGACATCGAGGCGCTCCACGAGACGCTGCTCCGCGTATCGGCCCTGGTCGAAGACCTCCCCGAGATCGCCGAGATGGACCTCAACCCGGTGAAGGTGTTGCCCCCCGGCGAGGGCGTCCGGGTGGTGGACCTGCGGATGAGAGTACGCCGGGTAGAAAAACACTGGCTCCCCAGCCGCAAAGACATCCCCGCGGTCCAGAGGAGATAG